In Mus musculus strain C57BL/6J chromosome 15, GRCm38.p6 C57BL/6J, the genomic stretch TGTGCAGCAGCTGCATTTCCTGAGAAGACAGAACAAAGCCAGCCCGGAACAGGGAGGGCTAGTTTAAGTTCAGGCTGTTAGTTTATGGCCAAGTGTGAAAGATGTCAAGAGTCCAGGAACACAAagttagaaagaacaaaatattagGTCAGAGACTGTAGAAGTTTGTTAAAGGGAGAGGACTTTCTAGTCTTAGATAAGGGTAGGACaaatttttctgtctctttttcagAGCTCAAAAAGTActctttctatttttaagttCAAACCATAGAAAAGATCTCAGCAAAAACATTGGCATTAGGAAGTGtcattctaaataaaatttaaaggcaTTAAAATATTTCCCTTGGAGGAATCCCACATCAATGCATGGACTGTTTTTTGTATCAACTGACTTAACTCATTTCCCAAATAATGCCTATAGAATAAAGCAGCCCAGTACATCACCCCAACAGTTGTGTTTTATATACCATAGGGCTGCCCAGCTTAAAAGGAATACTAACAGAGGCGCCATTTGTCTCTTTCTATatcattttaatgatttttttgtgtttataGTCTCTTATTTTGACCTCAATGACATAAGTCCCTTGATGGTCaacaaaatacattattttaaaactattttgtattttcatatgaTTTTCACAATTGATCATTTTCATGCTTTCTTgtactaaaatatatttattatgtactACGTGGTGGGAAGGTAAAGCCATATTGAAAACTCATGAAAGATGATAAGATACTGGGGCTCTATTCGTTCCTGAAGATATAAACACAGTTAATGGTTGTTGGgggaaagtattttttttttccagctggtAGCCATAAGTAAGTTACGCATGCTCTTGTGAATAATCTACTCATGAGGCTATACAAATCTGCAATTAAATTCAGTGTGACacacatgaaaaattaaaaggaaggaagaaaggaaggaaggaaggagggagggagggagggagggagggagggagggagggagggagggagggagacatactgccatatccagggatccaccccataatcagcttccaaacgctgacaccattgcatacactagcaagattttgctgaaaggacccagatatagctgtctcttgtgagactatgccggggcctagcaaacacagaagtggatgctcacagtcagctattggatgggtcacacggcccccaatggaggagctagagaaagtacccaaggagctaaagggatctgcaaccctataggtggaacaacaatatgaactaaccagtaccccggagctcttgtctctagctgcatatgtatcaaaagatggcctagtcagccatcactggaaagaaaggccctttggacttgcaaactttatatgccccagtacaggggaacgccagggccaaaaaggggaagtgggtgggtaggggattggggaggagggtatgggggacttttgggatagcattggaaatgtaaacaaggaaaatacctaatttttaaaaaaaaaaaagaaattcgaTGACAATTTTAGTGTAGTAACAGTGCTAAATGTACAGTGTACATTTTCAAGTTATGTTAATATAAGATACAGAAAATAAACATTGGATATAATTGtatttaataaatgtatttttatgctCACCACTATACCACCAACGCTGCacctaaatgtatttttatataaaaaaagaaaaattaaaaggaaggaagaaaggaaggaaggaaggaaggaaggagggagggagggagggaagaaaggaggatagGAAGATCATGATATTGGAAGACttgtagggaagaaagaaatatacaaaacagagaatggatatgatcaaaatacattgcatacatgcatgaaaatgtaACAGTAAAACTTCAATTCATTATTATGTGTAAATaacatatagtaataaaaactaaaaatatagaaaaaaatttaaagtgctCATTTATAGAACAAGAAGTCTACCTacttttgcttttcattgtgcTTGCTTCTCACTAACATCTTTTATAAGCTTGGAGACATAGTCAAGAATTGCCTCCTGTTTCTGTCATGAGGCATTTTTGTTGAATTTTCTGGGATGCATGTGATTGTTTTACTAGTTTGGTCTTACGACATTTAAGTATCATTTTTCCTAAATTCATATTCTTCTCTATGTATATTGATCTACAATAGAGTTTGTTCAGCTTCTTCACTTAGATTAGGAATCAGGCAAACTGCTacaaataaatcaatatttaGTAATTTAAATACCTATAAAATATTCTAGTGCTAGATGAAAACTTCCAATTTTACTTATTCAGACATGGCTGACATTTTCATCTCATACTATCAATTAAAGATAAATAGATCACACTGTTTAACCTAAATTCAACATAGCATTTCAGTTGATTTgtattatcttttattatttagaaGTCTAAAAACTGATATATTCTCTGTTATAAATCACAAAGGTCATAATTTTCTGAGTATTAAAGTATATTTACAAGTTATTTTATGGCAGAATTTTCCACAGTATCCAAAGTTGatgctctctgtcttttctttatgGGCTCTGCAAAAGTGAATTGTTACAGGCATGTATGAATATAGAGGACTCAGATGTACAGCTATAGAATGCAGTCAGGATAAATACTGCATCCACAGGAAAATGTGTAATATAGATTATTTGACAAAGTGTTTTAAGTTGGAGAATTCAAAGGTTTCCAAAAACAATCAGGCCTTGTAGGTCCTATGTCAGAATAAAGGCAACAGAATGAACCCAGGAGAAGCTAAGTAGCAGATGGGGAACAATGGCTAAGAGACAAAGTCATGAAAGTGAGAAAAAACATGTAAAAATTGGAAGGCCATCTGCCTTATCTGATGCGTGAAGCATCCAGGATAAATGAATTCCATTTTATTGATTCAGTAGTCATGaccaagaacaaaaagaaagatttCAAGGATAAAACTCAACCTTGAAATAGTTTTCTTTATAGGTCTTGATCACATGTCAATGGTACTCTGTACTTAAAAACAAGTCATAAACACACTAATCACTACATTTATGAGTGCCTAACACACAACTTCCCCAAAGTAGGTAACTGAACAAATAGTACTTGTTatctaaagaaaagaaatcttatgAATTTGAAAATCAATTCTACAGAGAGGTTTTCCTGTTGAGAGAAAATATCTGTGAAGAATAGGGTCTATGGTTAATTTTAAAACACAGTCAGTTGTATTAACTTTCAAAAcatttttcattgtttgtttagtacgttaaaaaaaaaccatttagtCTCATTATAGTTCACAAGTACAAGGCCATGGACAAGATGAGGAATGAAGTTAAAGATGACAACATGTTTTAAACTCTTAACTCTCCGTCCTCCATCTCCTTACATCTCTTTTGCTTGCCCAAATGTGTGACGTGAAAGGCCATACTCAGATTATCCACCTGTGCAAAGGActtctctgttcatcaaggcagCCCCTGTATGCTTAGACCAAAAGGAATGAGTGTATTGGTTTTCTTGCTGCTAGGACAAAATACCTTGTAAAAGCACCTGAGAGAATGGAGAATTTGATTTTtgtctcacagtttgagggtgagTAACAGTGCAGGAGTAATGAGATCTGCCTGAGCTGgggcagagggagcagagagCAGCTGGTCATACTGCATCCATAGTCAGGCAGTAGAGAGGTGAATCCTGATACAccgttctctccctccctccctccctctctccctccctccctcacacttccctccctcttctctctctctctctctctctctctctctctctctctctctctctctccctccctccctccctccttctctctctctctctctctctctctctctctctctctctctctctctccctctccctctccctccctccctccctccctctccctctccctctccctccctccctccttccctccctccctccatcccccccctctctctctctctcctgtcagtCTAGACTACCTAACCACTAACCGGGACTGCCCATATTCTGAGTAGATCTTAAATCAGTGAGCTGTCTCTGAGAACATTCTCCCATCTGATTTTCAAATCCTGTCTCGTtgacaagattaaccatcacagatggTAAGATtgaagacaaagtattctgtccttaTGAGTTCTCATACCTCACATTTGGTGAATTGTCACTTACACTGGCAGTGTACAAAGCCTATCTTTGGGAATGTTGTAAGTTTATGTCATAGTAGATGATTATGTGATGCTTGACATATTGATTTGAATGAAATTATTTACTATTTTGCCATCAATTTTGATCAACTGACATGTTGTCTCTCCTATACCAGGACAATCAAATGAGCCCAAAACAGTCAAATGAGCCCATTAAGTAAAAATTTCACTGTATAGTTTGCTTGACACATTTGAGGGGAAAGTTAATACCTTTCAAGAGGGAAAGAAGTGAGATGTATGAAAGACTGGAAATTAACCACATTATGCCTTGTTGCTCTCCCAGGGTCCCATGATTCCTTCAGCTTCTACATTGATGAAGCTTCTCCAGTAGGCCCGGAGCAGCCAGAAACAgttcaaaactttgtctctgtgttcGGAACTGTAGCCAAGAAGTTGATGCGGAAATGGTTAGCCACTCAGACGATGAGCTTCACTGGTCAGCTGGGAGCTGGAATCCGTTACTTCGACCTTCGAATTTCCACCAAGcccagagacccagacaatgaacTGTATTTTGCTCACGGCTTATTCAGTGCCAAAGTCAACGAGGGTCTCGAAGAGATCAATGCATTTCTCACAGACCACCACAAAGAGGTAGTATTCTTGGACTTCAACCATTTTTATGGGATGCAAAAATATCACCATGAAAAACTGGTCCAAATGCTGAAAGACATCTATGGAAACAAGATGTGCCCAGCCATTTTTGCCCAGGAAGTGAGTCTAAAGTACCTATGGGAGAAGGACTATCAAGTACTGGTCTTCTACCACAGTCCAGTGGCACTGGAAGTGcccttcctctggcctggacagaTGATGCCAGCACCCTGGGCAAACACGACAGACCCAGAGAAATTGATCCAGTTTCTTCAGGCATCCATCAccgagagaagaaagaagggctCATTTTTTATATCTCAGGTGGTGCTGACACCCAAAGCAAGCACTGTGGTCAAGGGTGTGGCAAGTGGACTCAGAGAAACAATCACAGAGAGGTAAGAGCCCTTCAGAGAACAAGGAGAACTGCCTAGTAGTCTAAACTCAAAACTCATAAAGCAAAAAAGCTATGAAGCTAAAATCCTTATCTATGTGCATTAGTTTGCTAGGGAAACCGTACTGCAGCTGTGTGCCTTAAGATAGTTGACTTCCCAAGGTTCTCGTGATGGCTGACAGTTCTGGTCCCTTGCTTTATAGCTATTTCACCAACTGCATCTTCCTCACATGGTCTTTTCCCCCATGAGCttctatttttataaaggcacAATGATACCGGCTTAGGATCTGCCTAAATTAATTCAATTCAACATGATTGGGTCTGTAAATACCCTTTCTCTAAATAAGGTCACAATCATAGGACTCCTTCATGTTTCAGTGTGGCACTTCTCACATTGGAAGGATCTTGCTCTGGTTTTGGCagtctttctttatatataaaattccATTTGATATATAACAACCACGAGAAGTGGATATTATCTTACAGATTAAAAACTTTAGGTTCAGGAAAATATAATCATTTCCCTTGGGCTTCTTTCTCAGTGAATGGTGGAACAGGTACTCAGACCCTGTTCTCAAGCTACTTCTTACAACCTATACATTATATATTCTGTGTTTTTAGAAAGGAttgctctgagagagagagagagagagagagagagagagagagagagcatgtcaTTGGCCAAGAATGGCTAACAGTATAGACCTATGATTAACTGTAAGGCATAATTCGAGATATCAACAAAGATCTCTGTAACTTCCTCCCATGAGAATAACAGCTTCCAGAaccatgaatattaattattttagt encodes the following:
- the Plcxd3 gene encoding PI-PLC X domain-containing protein 3; this translates as MASSQGKNELKFADWMATLPESIHSIPLTNLAIPGSHDSFSFYIDEASPVGPEQPETVQNFVSVFGTVAKKLMRKWLATQTMSFTGQLGAGIRYFDLRISTKPRDPDNELYFAHGLFSAKVNEGLEEINAFLTDHHKEVVFLDFNHFYGMQKYHHEKLVQMLKDIYGNKMCPAIFAQEVSLKYLWEKDYQVLVFYHSPVALEVPFLWPGQMMPAPWANTTDPEKLIQFLQASITERRKKGSFFISQVVLTPKASTVVKGVASGLRETITERALPAMMQWIRTQKPGESGINIVTADFVELGDFISTVIKLNYVFNEGEANT